AAGCATGCTGGGCATCTGCTGTGCGCTGGGGTATTTGAGCGCTGCGGGGAGCTCAAGCAGTCCGAGCGGATTGCCGAGCGCCTCACCTTGGATCCGCCGTCGAACGCTTGCGGGGAGAGCCGGAAACCGATCGACAAGCAGAGCGTCCGCGGCGTCGTCGCTTAACGGAGGTACAAGGAGAGACGGAAAGCCGCTCCGGACGAAGACCTTGTCCTCATCCAGTCGTGCTGCCGCAAGGATCTTGGCCGATACCCCGCGAAGACGGCGGCCAAGGTAGGTCAGCGTCATGGCGGAAAGCAGGTCCATCCATGGCGAGTCATCCACCATCAGGAGCACTGAGTCCGATTTTGCGGCGGTCAGTTCCACGAGGGAAAGCGCGGCGGCTCCCGCAACGAGGAGGCCGGGCATCGCGCCTGTCCGAAGTCCGCAGATGATGCCGATCGCCTCCTGGTGATCCGGCGCGAGCTGGGGGAGCGAGTCGATCAACGGGAGCAACAGCTGGTTGACCGTGCTGTACGGAAGTTCGGCTTCAAACTCAAGGGCACGCGCGCGGAGCACTCGAGTGCCGTTCATTTCTGATCGATCGCCGATGAATTCAAGCAGGGCCGATTTCCCGACTCCGGGTTCTCCGGTGACCATGAGGAGGGAGTCACGTCCGGACTCGTTCAGGAAAGCATCGATCCGCTCGACCTGGACATCCCGACCATGCAACGTTGCTTCAATCAACGTGAGTCTCCGACGCGCGGCCTTCACCCATGAGGAAAGGTTAGGAGACGAGCTGAAGCGTGACAAGGATTTGCTCGTGACGGCCATGTCGCGACGGGCAGCCCGGATGGCCACCCGCCGTCGGGCTCAATGCGCCGCGGCGACGGCCGGAACGCTGCGGTCAAACGCTGTCAGGAGCACCATCGATCCTCCAATGGCGACCAGAATCCAGGCCAGGGTGTGGAAACCCGCGTCGGTGGCGGACGGCCCAAAGGCGATACTGATGAGGCTGGAGGAGCCGATGGCGCCCAAGTACATAGACGTCCGCAGCAAGCCCGAGGCGACTGCGATCTCCGCGGCCGTCGTTTGCAGGTACAACGCTGCCTGATTGGCGAAACTGCTGAAACCGTTGGTCAGGCCTAGCAGCAGGGTCATTCCGATGAGCAGTGCGACGCCGGAGCCGTGGTTCACCAGCAGCATCACCCCTGCGGAGAGCGTCAAAGCGACGCCTGCAAGGATCAAGGGCCAGCGGACCCACGCCCGACCGGAGACGACCCTCGCCACGACGACGCTCAGCAGACTTAGCGGAATCAGAATCAGACCTACCGTCGCCGGGTTCAGCCCCATGCTTTGTTCCATCCACTGGCTGGCGCCATACATTGACGCATATGTGGCCAGGGCGGCCAGGATAGAACGCAAGTAGGTTCGCTGCAGCGGCCCGTTCCTGCCCAGCATCCGGACGTCGATCAGTGGACTGCGTGCGTGCCGTTCCCGCCACAATAGCGCCCCCGCGAGAACCGCGGCCAGCACGGCAAGCCACCAGGCCGGCGTCGCCAGCGCCGAAAGGAACACCAGCAGCGAGATGATCGCGCCAGCAAAGAGTGCGATCCCCGGAAGGTCCAGCATGGTGAGGAGGCTGCCCAGGCCCTGTTTACGGACCGGCGCGTCTTTCGCGACTCCAAGCAAGGTGAAGGTGAACGCCAGCAGGGCCAGCGGTATGTTGACGGCGAACAGGGCCCTCCAGCCGAACGAGCCGGCCAGCACTCCACCAAGAGGCAAGCCGACGACGGCGGTCACCTGGGCTGCGATCGAAAAGTTGCCGAGGACGCGGCCCGGGACGCCGATGCCGGACTCGTCGGCACGCCGGCGGACCAGCGCCATCGCCGTCGGGTAGCAAGCCGAAGTCCCGACTCCGATGAGTGCCCGCGAAATAAGCAGCACGCCCAGGTTTGGAGCCACCACGCCTACGACCCCGGCCAGCAGGAGGATGGCCACGCCCGAGAGGAAGACGCGTCTGGGTCCGAAGAGGACAGAGAGTTTGCCCATGGTCGGCTGGGCCACCGCGCTGCATAGGTACAGGACGGATATAAGTCCGGCGGTGGCGCCAGGACTCGAGCGAAAGTCAGCCCCGATGCCCACCAGCGCGGTGGCGATCATCGAGCTGTTGATCGGGTTCAGGGTGGAGCCAAGCAGCAGCGGTGCCGTGAACCTCCAACCCAGCGGGTTCGAGGGCCGATTCCCATGGCCTGGAGCCGGGGCGTCGGCCGCGTTCCGCGGGGGAGTCAGCGGTCGGTTGCCCATTTCAGCTGAGGGGCTCGATGGTAGGGCGGAGTCCGGCGCGGTCACGACCGGGTGGCTTTGAGCACGTCCAGGATTTCTTGGGTCGTTCCGGTCTCTCCCAGTCGGGGAAAAATCGTCGTGACGGAGTTTTCGTGGGCGTTCATCGTCAGATCGGTCATCGCGTCGAGGGCGACGGTGACGTTAAGGCCGGCTTCGTGGGCACTCCGCGCGGTGGATTCCACGCCAATGCTGGTGGCTACGCCGGTCAGCACCACTTGGGTCACGCCAAGGTCTTCCAGGAGTGCGCCAAGACCGGTGTTGGTGAAGGCGCCCCACGTCTTCTTCGTGACAAGGTGATCGCCTGGTTGCTGGTTCAGTTCAGGGAGAAGTTCGGCGAAATCGGCGGGGAACTCCCTTCCCGCGGTGCTGCCTTGATCTGTCCGGCCGGGCGCCCCGCCAGCGACGTTGACCAGCACCACGGGCAGTCCGTGTCTACGGAAGGCATCCGCCAGGGCGGCGGAATTCCGCACGATTGGCTCGAGCGGATGAGCTTTCGGGGAGGCAGCTATTCCCCGCTGAAGGTCAACAATGATCAGGGCGGTCTGCGGGTCCAACGTGGTGATGGTCATCTGTATCACGGCTCCAAAAGGCGTTTGAGTAGGTGAATGGCGCCGGGCAACCGTTCCCGTTCGTCCGGCGTGAGTCTGGACTGGATGGTCCGGTACAGCCAATCGGCCTTGGCCGCCCGGCTGGCGCTGATGCGCTCCCGGGCTTCGGTTGTAAGGGACAGGATCCTCTGACGACCGTCGGCAGGATCAGGGCTGCTCTCAACGAGTCCTGCGCCGGAAAGGGCGGAAATGGTGGCTCCCATGGACTGGGGACGCATGCCCTCGGCGCGGGCCAGCTCGGACAGCGTGGCCTGGCCGTCACGCTCCAGGTGGATCAGCACGGCCTTTTGCGCATTCGTCAGATTGTCGACTTGGGACTGCTCACGGAGCCGCCGGGTCAACTGGCCAATGAGGACACGAAGCTCTGCGGCAGCTTCGAGCATGCCCGCCGCGCCTGGATCCGGGTGGGGGTTCATAGCAATGACGCTACCAGATAGTAAGGCAAACTGAAAAGGTTGCCTTACTATCTAAGTTCTTCGTGGCGTGACTGGCTACGAAGGATCGGCGATCTCCACGGCTTCACCGCTTACGACAATTCCGCCCTGCGGCGGAATGTCGACAGTGAGCACACTCGCGCGGCCAACGTGGCTGCCTTGGTGCACCATCACCCGGATTGGCGTTTCCACGAGCGAAAGCAAACGGAGGTATGCGCCGAAAGCCGCGGCCGCTGAACCTGTCGCCGGATCTTCAGTGATGGTTCCCACGGGGAAAAGGTTGCGCGAGTCGAATTCGCCGGTACCGATCTCGCAGAGCGTCGTGACGGTGCCGGCCCAGCCCTGGGCATCCATCAGCGCACGCATGGCATCCGGGTCGAAAGCGAAGGAGTCAAAGGTGCCCCGTTCGGCGAAAACAAGAATGGGGTGCCAGTTTCCGGCAAACGCAACCATAGGAGGGTAGCCGGGGTGCAGTTCGCCTTGGCCCACGCCGAGCAATCCGAGCAGGGAATCCAGAACACCATCGGGGAACTCAGCGACCCGGGGTTCCACGCTCGTGAAGCTTGCCGTGACGGCAGCGCCATGCGGTGCAGTCTCGATGACAACGGGACCTACCGCCGTATCGAACACAAAGGTTCCGGCACCGTCGCGACCTGACAGCGCAACAGCCAATGCGATAGTGGCATGGCCGCAAAACGGCACCTCGGCGATGGGGGAGAAGTACCGCACACGGTTTCGGCGGGTGTCTCCGTCAACAGTCTTCCCGGTGACAAAAACCGTTTCCGCGTATCCGATCTCCGCCGCTATGAATTGCATCCTGGTGGCGTCGAGGCCGGTTGCATCCAGGACTACCCCTGCCGGATTTCCTCCGTCGGGAGTGGCGGTAAAGGCGGCATAACGGAGTACATCCGGAGTCTGTTCCATCCGGATATCGTCGCACGGAGTCGCCGTCATCATTTTCGAACAGCATTTGCCCTGTTTAGCGTTCGACGGCGGTACCGGGCCGATGGCGTCAAGGCTTGGGAGAATGAGGGCAGTAGCGCGGATCCAGAAGGGGTCCGCGCCCGTTGTTCGACGGGGTGAAACGACATGAGGTTGATAACCACCACCAACGTCTCAGTGGACGGCGTGATGCAGGGGTTGGGCGGAGCGGAGGAAGATCGCAGAGGAGGCTTTGAGCGCGGGGGATGGGCGATACCACTTCTCGACACCGAAACCGGGGACTATCTCAGCCAGGTCTACAGCGGTGCAGCTTCGTTCCTCTTCGGGCGGCGGACCTACGAGATCTTCGCACCCTACTGGGGCGTGATGATCGATCCGGGCACAAACCCGATCGCGGCCGCGCTGAACAGCCGGCCCAAGTACGTGGCGTCGGCCAGCCTCACCGACCCGCAATGGGCGGGTACGACCGTCCTGCAAGGCGACCTCGCCACGGCGATCGGCGAGCTGAAGGCACACCATGACGGCGACCTGCTGGTGCCGGGCAGCGGCGCTTTGGTCCGATGGCTACTCGCCAACAACCTTGTGGACCAGCTCGACCTGCTCACGTATCCCGTGGTCGTCGGCCAAGGCACGCGGTTGTTCCCCGAATCCGGTCCGGACATCGCGCTCAAGCTGGTCACCTCACGGACAACGTCCCGCGGCATCACCATCCAGAGCTATCGACCTGCCGGGCGTCCTAAGTACGAAACGTCCACGGTCGCCCCGGAGGATGTGTTCTGAGGCAGCTGCTGCCTAGGGGATCGTGATCATGCATCAGATGCGCGCTCACGATATTACTTTACATAATGTAGATTATCGGCGTTAAAACAACGGGAGTAGAATTAGCTGCGAGAACTCCCGCCCCATGACGAATCTGACGTTTCCGCAGGTCAGCCGGGCTTTGCCCGGGGCGCGCATTCCTCACGCCAACGTCTGAATTTGCCCTCGGATCGCTTATGGCTATAGGTTTCCTGCATCTAATGCATGTTTCCATGGTTTAGGGGTCGTTGTGAATGATGCCGTTCCAGGTTTTGTCCCGCGGATGCTGGTGGCTCCGGACATCGGGCTGTTCCGGGCTGATGAACGGGTTTTCATGGCCATGCTTGATGGCTGGCGCGCGCAGATGCTTGCCCGCGGCCTCACGACAGAGACCATCAAGCAGCGCTGCCAGCTGCTGGAGCGTTTTCAGCGCTTCACAGGGGAATTTCCGTGGCAATGGGGTCCGGCGGACATCGATGATTTCCTGGGCGATCTGCGCTCGGGCGAAAAGCCAATCAGCCTGAAGACACTGCGCTCGTACAGTAACGCCGTGGCAATGTTCTGTTCATTCCTGACGCACCCTGGCTATGGCTGGGGCGAGTTCTGCGAACGGACCTTCGGCGATATACCTAGCCAGATCTGCTTCGAGTGGAACATGCCACGGCACACCACCGAGGATGCCGTCCCGGCGAAGAAACGCTCGTTCACCAAGGCGGAACTGCAGCGGCTTTTCGACCACCTCGATGACCTGGTCGACCAGGAATACGCCGCCGGCAGCAAGCGCTGGCTGCCCTTGTTCCGCGACTCGGTAGCATTCAAGGTCTGCTATGCCTACGGGCTTCGCCGGCGCGAAATGACCATGCTGGACCTGGAAGACTTCGGCCCGAACCCGCACCTGAGCGACTACGGACGGTTCGGAGCAGTCCAGATCCGGTTCGCCAAGGGCACGGCAGGCTCAGGACCCAGACGGCGCACCGTGTTGACCGTGCCGGAATTCGATTGGGTCGTGGACCAGCTCAAGACCTGGACAACCGGCGGCATGCGTCAACAGTTCCCGACAGCTGAACGGTCATCGGCCCTTTGGCCCAGCGAGCGTGGCACCCGGATGTCCTTGGGCTCCTTCGGGGACGCGTTCGCCGCCGCACGGGACGCCGTCGGCCTGCCCCAGGAGCTGGGACTCCATTGCCTCAGACACTCCTACGTGACCCACCTGATCGAAGCCGGCTACGATGCGGCCTTCGTGCAGACACAGGTTGGGCACTCCTACGCCTCAACCACCGGGCTCTACACCTCGGTATCGTCGGACTTCAAGCAGAAAACCGTGCAACAGATGATTGCACGCCGCATCGCGAACTTGGAGGACCCAGATGCCTGAACAGCGCCGGATCGGCTACCGCTGGAACCTGCGAGCCCTGATGGCAAAGCAAAACCTCTGGAAGACCACCGAACTGATGCCGCTCCTGAAATCCCGTGGCATCAACCTCTCCGAAAGCCAGGTCTACAGGCTGGTCACCTCCACACCGGAGCGCATTCCGGCCAGGACATTCGCCGCGCTCTGCGACATCCTGGACTGCACACCAAACGACTTATTCGAACCTTTCGTGGAAATGCGCGCCGCGGCGACAGCCAACGCCCCCAAGCGCAGCGAAGACCTCGGCATCCAACCAGGCAACCCCATCGCCCGACGGGTCCGGCTCGTCACTTCCGAAGACGGTGAGTAGGCCCCGCAAGGCAGAGGACCCCATTCGCTGGCCGGTCCCCTGCGGCCGCTGCAGCCAACACCACCAAACGGTCGCGCGCTGGCCCGACGGCGGAGTATGCGGCTACTGCTATCAGCAAGCAAAACGCACCCGCGGGGTCTGCGGATGCGGCCACGAAGGCATCCTGCCCGGAATCATCGATGAACAACCGGCATGCCGGAGATGCTCAGGCGTTCGACTCAATATCGACTGCCAGGGCTGCGGCGCCGAAGACGAACTCTATACCGGTGCACGCTGCTGGACCTGCGTCCTCGGCGACATCGTGGACAACCTACTAACCAACCCGGCCACGGGAATCATGGCCACCGAACTGATCCCGCTGGCGGCGGCACTGAAGACCATGAAACGGGCCAACAGCGGCATGACCTGGATCCGGCAAAAACACGTCACCAACTTCCTGCGAAACCTCGCCACTGCACCCAAAATCAGCCACGATACGTTCGATGAACTGCCCGACTCACGCACCCGCGAATACGTCCGGGGACTGCTCATCGAACACGGCGTGCTCCCCCAGCGAAATGCTTTCCTGACGCGCTACGACGGATGGGCCACCCAAGCCCTGGAACGCGTCAGCGACCCACAGAACCTTGACGTGATCCGCCGCTACATCCGCTGGCACCACCAGCGACGCATGAACCTCATGGAGGAAGTCTCCCGCGGCACCTTCCTCCGCGCAAAACAGGAAGTCACCGTCGCCATCGACCTCCTGAACTGGCTCACCGGCCACGACATCAAACTGCCCGAGCTGCAGCAGTCCCACCTGGACGTCTGGCAAGCCGAAGGACCCACGACGAGACGCATCGCTGAGCGCTTCCTCAAATGGGCCATCAAAACCAAGGCCGCCCCAGCGGGGCTCGCCATCATCCCGCACCGCCGCGGCACCAGCCACCGATTGCCCAAGCCCGGCCAGGACCAAGCACTCCAAAAAGTCATCCACACCAACGGACTGGAGACCCGTGACCGGGCCGCCGCGATCCTCATCCTCGTCTTCGGACAACAAGCCGAAAACATCGCACGGCTAACCTGGGACGAAGTCACCGTTACCGACGACCTAGTCACCATCCAGCTCGGCAGTATCCAGATCGCGTTGCCAGACCCTCTTGCGCAACCTTGGCGGGAGCTCGCCGCAAACCCGGGCCACGAACTGACCGCAGCACACCCCAACACCAAATGGGTGTTCCGCGGAGCATCACCCGGACGCCACATCAACCCAGGACACCTCACGACCCGCCTCAGCAAGCTCTTCAGCACCCGCGCCGCACGCCTGGGAACACTCCACGAACTCACCAAACTCGCCCCCGTCGCCATCATCGCCGAAACCCTCGGCTACTCCCCCACCACCATCGAACGCCACGCCACAGACTCAGCCGCCGCCTACGCCAAATACATCGCGGCACGGCGCTCATGACGGAGAATGAAGCAATGAATGAGGTGACTATTGGACATCAAGGCACACTCATTTTCCGCGTCGAGAACACCCGCGGCAGTCGAAACGGGCAAATCGAGAACCTGACAGTTACCGCACATCTGCCCGGTCTCAACGCCACAAAGGACGTCTGGGATTTCGACGGTTGGTCGGGGTTGCTGTCCTTCTTTGAGGAACTTGCAAGCAATTGGCGAGGCTGGGACGGGGAGAAAGACTTCGACTCCATAGAAGGCGACCTTACATTGACGGCGAAGCACGACGGCCACGTTCGCATAGCCTTTGAGCTCAGAGAATACGCCGGCGCAACTCCATGGGCGGCCAAAGGAGAACTCACCTTGGATCCAGGCGAAGAACTGACCGCCGCAGCGCAGTCACTTCGAGACCTGTTGGCCGGCACCAAGCACTAAGCGACCGAAGCGGAACATGTCGGTTTCAGGCTGACTCCAGCCATCCGTCGAAAACCGCCTACTCCCGGCTCACGAATACCCGTGCATGCCAGTTAAGTAGGACGAGTAGAAGTAGATGAGAGAACTCGTCTCAGAAACTAAACCCATCGGCCCTCCGCTAAATCAGACCAAAAGTCGACACGATAGGTCGGTAACTTCACGTCGGGCTCCCGGAAAAACTCAGCCGCGAAGTAGGCAGCAAGATCACTGCCGTAATAGATCACGTCCGTCTGGTAGACAGAAAAAACGGGACTTCCCGTCGGCGATGGCGCTCCTGGCAGAAAACGGTGCGAGTAGATAGGAATCAGCGTCGGCACGAATTGCATATGTTCCCGCGCTGCCTGCAAAGCCGTAGCTGTTTCACCTGGCCTTTCGCCCCATTCATCGGGCCAGAAGGCATTCTGCTCGACGTCAAACAGGACTCCTTCCAAGGGCCAGCTAAGCCGCTGACGAATCCCGTCAGGCTCCCCCAACCAATCAACCCATTTAGGGCCGAGCGGAGTAGCCAGACTCAGCAGCCCCGCATGATCAGGGCTGAACTTGATACCAAACTGCTGCTCAACGTCGGCGATCTCGTCAGTAGTTAAACCAGGACCCAACGGAATATGCGCCTCGTAAAGCGTCTCAATGGCTGTTTCGACGATAGAACCCACGCCTGAATCATGTCATCTACTACTCGTCCCACATCAACACGTCTCGCTGCCAGTCAATCAGCGGGAGTGGAAGTGGCTGCGCTTCAGGTACTCAGTCTTCTCGACAGAGTCATTAGAAGTGCGATCGCTGATGAGATCACCGGCGAACCTTCCCTGGAGCCCGACATTGGGAACATCCTTGCACCGCCATCAAACTCACAAAACTCACAGGGACTCACACCGCCGCGGTACGCTGGCATCGGGCCAAACTCACAAGATACACAACGACTCACAGGAGCGCGCTCCTCCGCCGTGCGGACAAAATCGACCTCCACGCCGCAGTCCTTGGCAACTTCGCGCATGGATTGACAGTAAGACCCCGGGTCGGTTCCCCCTTGAAGCGATCGCTTCCCATGCCTTTCGGACCGCCCGGGCAACGAAAGATCTTCGACGCCAAGGGGGCGATTCAACTGTCAAATTTTTGACAGTGGAAGCCGCTGAGAATGCCCCCCTTTCACGTCGTGACAGTTCGAAAATCAATCCCTTCTCCGCGATTGCGATTCGTCCGGCTCTCTACACACAGGACCACCCGAAGTGTGGTCATCGCGTGTATGGGCGCGTTAGAAGAGAAGGGAACATAAGTGAGTCGAGGAAGATTCGAACCAGACACGGGCAACCCGCCGGGACAGACAAGGCGCTGGTCGGCGTTCGCCAAAACCGGTGCTCTGGCAGCCGCCGGCGCCCTGGCCATCTCCGCTATCGGGACCGGTGGCATCCTGGCGGCGCCTGCAGCGCAGGCCGCAACTGACCTGCCGGGCATGCACCAATCGGGCATCACCGTCCAGGCTCCGCCGCCCCGGGCGTTTGGGGATTGGTCGATGTGGCTGGGATCCCTGAACCTGAACGGTGCCACCGGGGGTCCCACGGCTTTTTGCTTCGACGTCGGGATCCCGGCCGGACCGGCCGGATCCGGGGCGGTGGGTTCCCTCGGAAACCCGCAGCTTAACTACGCGATTCAGAAGTACCAGAGTGACCCTGCAAACCATGCAGCCTTGGCGTACCTCACTCACGAGCTCGCGGATCCGAGGTTCAACGTGCCGTGGAACGGCATTGGGGCCCCCTACCCTAACCTTCGGGATTCATCTGATCCGCAAATGCCCGGTGTCCGCGCCCGGGCCGCGGCGATGCTCGCCGACGCCCAGGCCAATTCCGGCCCGTATTCCACGCAACCTAAACTCGCGATGGACGCTAACGGTCGCGGCGGCACAATCACCTCGACAGAGCTGGTTTCCGCAGCCGGGAACAAGCTGAGCGGCTTCTCGGCGCGCGCCATCCTGAACGGCCCCGCCGTGTGGGCAGGAACGAACTCCCAGGCAGTCAACCTCCGTACCGGAGATCAGCTCGGCTTCGCGGCGACCGGAAACGGAACAGTTTCCGTGACGCTGACGATCGACGCACCCGGGTCGTCGGCTACCACCTATTCGGTGCCCGGCTTCCAGAACCTTCTCGTTGCCGGCGGGGCTCAACCCGTCGCGGGAACGTCAGCCGACGCCAACGTGATCTTCGATTTCCAACCCGAAGCGACCTCGACCGCCGGCCGGTTTGTCGAGGGCGGCCAGCCCCTGATGGACGTCCTGCACGCGAACACGTCCACGGGAAACACCAATGACTGGGCTTTCGTGAACGGCGGCAACGTGCCTGCCCGCTTCGACGTCGACTGGTATTACAGCCCGGTCAGACTCGCCCCGAACGCCCAGATCCCGGCTGCAGTCGTGAAGGTTGCCTCCGGAACTGGCACCGCAACGGGACCGGGTGACGTGAAGGTGACCGGCGACAAAAACGCGGACATGGCCGGCTATTACTACCCTGTGGCCCGTTTCTCAAAGGGGGCCCAGCCCGCCGAGCTGCAGCAGTACTTCCGTGCTGACTGGACCGCTGGCTTCAATGATCCCCATGAGGAGACGATCCAGAAGTACCAGCCGGCGGTGGTGACCAAGGCATCGGCCGTTGAAGACGGCAAGATCTACGACATCATCACCGTGACCGGCAACGAGCCCGGCAAGGAACTCTCCGTGACCACGGACCTGGTTCTGACCTCCGCTGCCCCGATTGCCGGCGGCACCGACACCGTTCCTGCTGATGCCGACGTCATCGGTACCGTCACCACGAAGGTCACCGGGAACGGCGAATTCAAGACCGCGGCCGTCGAGGTTCCATGGGAGAAAATCGTCGCCGAGAAATGGTCCAAAGGCCTGAATGCCAATCTGTACTTCTCCGAGAAGATCGACGGTACCGAGTCCACCAAGGCGTGGGACGGCAAGGAACTGCTGCCCAACGAAACTGTACCGATCAAGAAACCTTCGATCATCACCAAAGCCTCCGGGAACGGCACCGTGCCGCTCCTGGCCCATGACATCGGAATAGTCTCGGGCACCATCCCTTCCGGCACCGGCATCAAAGTCACCACCAAAGTGAACCAGTACAAGTTTGACGACTCGACCGACGGCTCCGCCCAGGCCGTCTGCGCCAACCCGTCCTGGTCCTCCCCGGACCAGGACGTCACCGGTGCGGGGGCAATCACCTACCCGAGCCACACCATCGTCCACAAAGGCACCTACGGATACGTCGAGGAACTTAAGCTGACGATCGATAAGGGCGAGGGCAAGGAACCATTCACCGCGCAGTTGCATAAGGGCAACTGCGGCGAGAAGAACGAAACTGTCATCGCCTTCCCAGAAGCCGTCACCGTTACCCCAGACAAGCCGGCACTGATGGTCAACACCGGATTCGCGCCAACCACTGGCAGCGCACAAGAAGCCGGGCCGAACATGCCGCTGCTGATGACGGGCGGCACCGCCTTCGCACTGGCTCTCCTCGGCGGAGCAGGGCTGTTGTACCGCAAACGCTTCGACAACCTCCGAGTTGAAACGGATAACGTCCAAGCGGACGAACATGCTGACTAGAAGCACCTGGCTGTCAGATTGACGCGGGGCACCCGGATCGAGCCACCCATGCTGGTCACCGGGTGCCCCGCCCCATACCCAAGGAAAATACAAATGATCAAAATGCGCAGCTATGCCCGCGCCCGGTGGAACAACGTCGCACTGACCACGGTCGTCACCTGTAGCGTGGCCGGAGCCACCGCAAGCGTCTTGGCCTTCACCTCACCGCCCGCTCCCCCGGCGGCACCGCAGGCACCTGTGCTGGCGCCGTTCAAAGCCGCAGGACCGGACACGTTCACCGGCCCGGCCCCGATCCACAACCTTCCGCCTAACACGCTTTCCGTCCCGGGCGTGGACCTCAAAGTAGGGCTCGTGGACCAAGGCCGTGACGGTGCCGGCTACCTGGTGGTCCCGGATGCCTCCAATGCTGCCCGCTACAGAGGGTCGGCGGCTGTGTGCGCCGAGAAGGGATCGGCCCTGCTGGCCGGGCACGTGAACTTCCCGGACGGGTCGCTCGCGCCGATGGCTTCCCTCGTCCGGGTGACCAAAGGCATGCCCCTCTACGTATCCGACAACGCCGGCGTTACCTGCAGATACAAGATCATCGGTTTGGAATCATTGGGAAAAACGTCCCTGCCGGCAGATATCTTCGCCACCGAGGGCCCACATTTACTTCGGGTCGTCACCTGTGATTTTGCCAGTCCCTTCGTGACGATTGCCGGGCATGCCCAGTTCGCCAACAACACCGTGGCCACCGCAATCCCCTGGCCATGACTCACCACACCGGTCCAGAGCGGGTTGGCTCCGTCAGGCAGGGATGTCCTCTCGCGAATCCATTCCGGGCGACGCGTAGCTCCTGGTTCGGGCGTTCTTGGGTCTCGCCTTGCTCCAGACCAGCGAAGCCAACGCCTCCTGGACCCCGGGCAGGGAAAGGGCGTTGGCGGGGGAAATACCCTGGAGACGGCCCCAGAGATATCCGCGTTCGCTGCACACGAAGTCCACGAGCGCCCTCTTGTGGCCCTTGGGCACGCAGCTCAACGCCCTATTGGTTTCCAAACGGGAGAGCGCGGTTCCCGGCTCTGATCCGAAGCAGATCTCCTCCATATGCCTGGATGCTCGATGTTCGATCACCT
This genomic interval from Arthrobacter sp. FW306-2-2C-D06B contains the following:
- a CDS encoding class F sortase; translated protein: MIKMRSYARARWNNVALTTVVTCSVAGATASVLAFTSPPAPPAAPQAPVLAPFKAAGPDTFTGPAPIHNLPPNTLSVPGVDLKVGLVDQGRDGAGYLVVPDASNAARYRGSAAVCAEKGSALLAGHVNFPDGSLAPMASLVRVTKGMPLYVSDNAGVTCRYKIIGLESLGKTSLPADIFATEGPHLLRVVTCDFASPFVTIAGHAQFANNTVATAIPWP
- a CDS encoding DUF6228 family protein is translated as MNEVTIGHQGTLIFRVENTRGSRNGQIENLTVTAHLPGLNATKDVWDFDGWSGLLSFFEELASNWRGWDGEKDFDSIEGDLTLTAKHDGHVRIAFELREYAGATPWAAKGELTLDPGEELTAAAQSLRDLLAGTKH